A region from the Macrobrachium nipponense isolate FS-2020 chromosome 47, ASM1510439v2, whole genome shotgun sequence genome encodes:
- the LOC135204889 gene encoding 5-aminolevulinate synthase, erythroid-specific, mitochondrial-like isoform X2, producing the protein MFRMPCPFMSRLPGQFVRNYGGILTRQYGEMCPVISKVVRSFNFLTSADSEGEKKCPFMASENLVKQASKEVQEDIIDLAAREQAGPATQETKAKGKCPFLASQAVHEKDTCKNEEASVFPYNDFFQEQIARKKADHSYRVFKKVARMADEFPKAKEYSWGEREITVWCSNDYLGMSRHQAVRGAVKSALDEHGAGAGGTRNISGNTILHEALESKLAEIHQKDAALLFTSCYVANDSTLFTLAKALPNCEIFSDEGNHASMIQGIRNSGVPKHIFRHNDPEHLEELLKSKDVATPKIVAFETVHSMTGAVCPLNELCDVAHKYGAITFVDEVHAVGLYGEKGAGIADRDGLHHKIDIVSGTLGKAFGNIGGYIAGNGTLIDMIRSYAAGFIFTTSLPPTVVSGALAAVNILSSEEGRSMRATHQKAVRYLRTSLMEKGFPVEHCPSHIIPVHIGDPLLSTKVSDELIREFGHYVQAINYPTVPRGQEKLRIAPTPQHTPAMMDHFIADLTTVWKGIGLPLMEKSCSDECTFCKKPLLFNQLESREHCGETCNKPYCPQLVACS; encoded by the exons ATGTTTAG GATGCCTTGTCCCTTCATGTCCCGCCTCCCTGGCCAGTTCGTGAGGAACTACGGAGGAATACTGACCCGGCAGTATGGAGAAATGTGCCCCGTGATCAGCAAGGTGGTCAGGTCCTTCAATTTTCTGACCTCCGCAGACTCGG AAGGCGAAAAGAAATGTCCCTTCATGGCCAGCGAGAACTTGGTGAAGCAGGCGAGCAAGGAGGTTCAGGAAGACATCATCGATCTGGCGGCTCGCGAACAAG CAGGTCCTGCAACCCAGGAGACTAAGGCCAAGGGTAAATGCCCCTTTTTGGCATCCCAGGCTGTCCATGAAAAGGACACTTGCAAGAATGAAG AAGCATCTGTGTTTCCGTACAACGACTTCTTCCAAGAGCAGATCGCACGCAAGAAGGCAGACCATTCGTACCGTGTGTTCAAGAAGGTTGCGCGCATGGCTGATGAGTTCCCTAAGGCCAAAGAATATTCATGGGGCGAAAGAGAGATTACCGTTTGGTGTTCGAATGATTACTTAG GAATGTCGAGGCATCAAGCTGTGCGTGGTGCAGTGAAATCTGCCCTGGATGAACACGGGGCAGGAGCCGGAGGGACTCGAAACATATCGGGGAACACCATTCTGCATGAAGCACTGGAGTCTAAACTGGCAGAAATTCACCAAAAGGATGCAGCCTTGCTCTTCACTTCGTGCTACGTTGCCAATGATTCCACCCTCTTCACCCTGGCTAAGGCCCTTCCTA ACTGTGAGATATTCTCCGATGAGGGAAACCATGCATCAATGATCCAGGGAATTCGTAATTCCGGAGTCCCGAAGCACATCTTCCGCCACAATGACCCGGAACACCTCGAAGAGCTATTGAAGTCGAAGGACGTCGCAACGCCCAAGATTGTCGCGTTTGAAACTGTCCACTCAATGACGGGTGCAGTTTGTCCGCTAAATGAATTGTGTGAT GTTGCCCATAAGTATGGAGCAATTACGTTCGTTGATGAAGTGCACGCAGTCGGCTTGTATGGAGAGAAAGGCGCGGGAATAGCCGATCGAGACGGCTTGCACCACAAGATCGACATAGTTTCGGGCACTTTAG GCAAAGCTTTCGGCAACATAGGCGGCTACATAGCGGGAAATGGGACCCTCATCGACATGATTCGTAGCTATGCCGCAGGATTCATCTTCACAACATCCTTACCTCCCACCGTCGTGTCTGGAGCCCTGGCTGCCGTCAACATTCTGAGCAGTGAGGAAGGCCGTTCGATGAGGGCTACTCACCAGAAGGCAGTCCGCTACTTGCGCACTTCCCTGATGGAAAAGGGCTTCCCAGTTGAGCATTGCCCCTCTCATATTATTCCAGTTCAT aTTGGCGACCCACTGCTCAGTACAAAGGTGTCTGACGAATTGATACGAGAGTTTGGCCATTACGTCCAAGCAATCAACTATCCCACCGTCCCCCGAGGACAGGAGAAGCTTCGTATCGCACCAACGCCCCAGCACACCCCTGCTATGATGGATCACTTCATTGCCGACCTCACAACAGTCTGGAAAGGCATCGGATTGCCTCTCATGGAAAAAAGTTGCTCTGAT GAATGCACATTCTGCAAAAAACCTCTCCTCTTTAACCAACTGGAGTCTCGCGAGCATTGTGGAGAAACCTGCAACAAGCCCTACTGCCCCCAGCTGGTTGCGTGTTCTTAG
- the LOC135204889 gene encoding 5-aminolevulinate synthase, erythroid-specific, mitochondrial-like isoform X4, which produces MFRMPCPFMSRLPGQFVRNYGGILTRQYGEMCPVISKVVRSFNFLTSADSEGEKKCPFMASENLVKQASKEVQEDIIDLAAREQGPATQETKAKGKCPFLASQAVHEKDTCKNEEASVFPYNDFFQEQIARKKADHSYRVFKKVARMADEFPKAKEYSWGEREITVWCSNDYLGMSRHQAVRGAVKSALDEHGAGAGGTRNISGNTILHEALESKLAEIHQKDAALLFTSCYVANDSTLFTLAKALPNCEIFSDEGNHASMIQGIRNSGVPKHIFRHNDPEHLEELLKSKDVATPKIVAFETVHSMTGAVCPLNELCDVAHKYGAITFVDEVHAVGLYGEKGAGIADRDGLHHKIDIVSGTLGKAFGNIGGYIAGNGTLIDMIRSYAAGFIFTTSLPPTVVSGALAAVNILSSEEGRSMRATHQKAVRYLRTSLMEKGFPVEHCPSHIIPVHIGDPLLSTKVSDELIREFGHYVQAINYPTVPRGQEKLRIAPTPQHTPAMMDHFIADLTTVWKGIGLPLMEKSCSDECTFCKKPLLFNQLESREHCGETCNKPYCPQLVACS; this is translated from the exons ATGTTTAG GATGCCTTGTCCCTTCATGTCCCGCCTCCCTGGCCAGTTCGTGAGGAACTACGGAGGAATACTGACCCGGCAGTATGGAGAAATGTGCCCCGTGATCAGCAAGGTGGTCAGGTCCTTCAATTTTCTGACCTCCGCAGACTCGG AAGGCGAAAAGAAATGTCCCTTCATGGCCAGCGAGAACTTGGTGAAGCAGGCGAGCAAGGAGGTTCAGGAAGACATCATCGATCTGGCGGCTCGCGAACAAG GTCCTGCAACCCAGGAGACTAAGGCCAAGGGTAAATGCCCCTTTTTGGCATCCCAGGCTGTCCATGAAAAGGACACTTGCAAGAATGAAG AAGCATCTGTGTTTCCGTACAACGACTTCTTCCAAGAGCAGATCGCACGCAAGAAGGCAGACCATTCGTACCGTGTGTTCAAGAAGGTTGCGCGCATGGCTGATGAGTTCCCTAAGGCCAAAGAATATTCATGGGGCGAAAGAGAGATTACCGTTTGGTGTTCGAATGATTACTTAG GAATGTCGAGGCATCAAGCTGTGCGTGGTGCAGTGAAATCTGCCCTGGATGAACACGGGGCAGGAGCCGGAGGGACTCGAAACATATCGGGGAACACCATTCTGCATGAAGCACTGGAGTCTAAACTGGCAGAAATTCACCAAAAGGATGCAGCCTTGCTCTTCACTTCGTGCTACGTTGCCAATGATTCCACCCTCTTCACCCTGGCTAAGGCCCTTCCTA ACTGTGAGATATTCTCCGATGAGGGAAACCATGCATCAATGATCCAGGGAATTCGTAATTCCGGAGTCCCGAAGCACATCTTCCGCCACAATGACCCGGAACACCTCGAAGAGCTATTGAAGTCGAAGGACGTCGCAACGCCCAAGATTGTCGCGTTTGAAACTGTCCACTCAATGACGGGTGCAGTTTGTCCGCTAAATGAATTGTGTGAT GTTGCCCATAAGTATGGAGCAATTACGTTCGTTGATGAAGTGCACGCAGTCGGCTTGTATGGAGAGAAAGGCGCGGGAATAGCCGATCGAGACGGCTTGCACCACAAGATCGACATAGTTTCGGGCACTTTAG GCAAAGCTTTCGGCAACATAGGCGGCTACATAGCGGGAAATGGGACCCTCATCGACATGATTCGTAGCTATGCCGCAGGATTCATCTTCACAACATCCTTACCTCCCACCGTCGTGTCTGGAGCCCTGGCTGCCGTCAACATTCTGAGCAGTGAGGAAGGCCGTTCGATGAGGGCTACTCACCAGAAGGCAGTCCGCTACTTGCGCACTTCCCTGATGGAAAAGGGCTTCCCAGTTGAGCATTGCCCCTCTCATATTATTCCAGTTCAT aTTGGCGACCCACTGCTCAGTACAAAGGTGTCTGACGAATTGATACGAGAGTTTGGCCATTACGTCCAAGCAATCAACTATCCCACCGTCCCCCGAGGACAGGAGAAGCTTCGTATCGCACCAACGCCCCAGCACACCCCTGCTATGATGGATCACTTCATTGCCGACCTCACAACAGTCTGGAAAGGCATCGGATTGCCTCTCATGGAAAAAAGTTGCTCTGAT GAATGCACATTCTGCAAAAAACCTCTCCTCTTTAACCAACTGGAGTCTCGCGAGCATTGTGGAGAAACCTGCAACAAGCCCTACTGCCCCCAGCTGGTTGCGTGTTCTTAG
- the LOC135204889 gene encoding 5-aminolevulinate synthase, erythroid-specific, mitochondrial-like isoform X8 — protein MFRMPCPFMSRLPGQFVRNYGGILTRQYGEMCPVISKVVRSFNFLTSADSEGEKKCPFMASENLVKQASKEVQEDIIDLAAREQEASVFPYNDFFQEQIARKKADHSYRVFKKVARMADEFPKAKEYSWGEREITVWCSNDYLGMSRHQAVRGAVKSALDEHGAGAGGTRNISGNTILHEALESKLAEIHQKDAALLFTSCYVANDSTLFTLAKALPNCEIFSDEGNHASMIQGIRNSGVPKHIFRHNDPEHLEELLKSKDVATPKIVAFETVHSMTGAVCPLNELCDVAHKYGAITFVDEVHAVGLYGEKGAGIADRDGLHHKIDIVSGTLGKAFGNIGGYIAGNGTLIDMIRSYAAGFIFTTSLPPTVVSGALAAVNILSSEEGRSMRATHQKAVRYLRTSLMEKGFPVEHCPSHIIPVHIGDPLLSTKVSDELIREFGHYVQAINYPTVPRGQEKLRIAPTPQHTPAMMDHFIADLTTVWKGIGLPLMEKSCSDECTFCKKPLLFNQLESREHCGETCNKPYCPQLVACS, from the exons ATGTTTAG GATGCCTTGTCCCTTCATGTCCCGCCTCCCTGGCCAGTTCGTGAGGAACTACGGAGGAATACTGACCCGGCAGTATGGAGAAATGTGCCCCGTGATCAGCAAGGTGGTCAGGTCCTTCAATTTTCTGACCTCCGCAGACTCGG AAGGCGAAAAGAAATGTCCCTTCATGGCCAGCGAGAACTTGGTGAAGCAGGCGAGCAAGGAGGTTCAGGAAGACATCATCGATCTGGCGGCTCGCGAACAAG AAGCATCTGTGTTTCCGTACAACGACTTCTTCCAAGAGCAGATCGCACGCAAGAAGGCAGACCATTCGTACCGTGTGTTCAAGAAGGTTGCGCGCATGGCTGATGAGTTCCCTAAGGCCAAAGAATATTCATGGGGCGAAAGAGAGATTACCGTTTGGTGTTCGAATGATTACTTAG GAATGTCGAGGCATCAAGCTGTGCGTGGTGCAGTGAAATCTGCCCTGGATGAACACGGGGCAGGAGCCGGAGGGACTCGAAACATATCGGGGAACACCATTCTGCATGAAGCACTGGAGTCTAAACTGGCAGAAATTCACCAAAAGGATGCAGCCTTGCTCTTCACTTCGTGCTACGTTGCCAATGATTCCACCCTCTTCACCCTGGCTAAGGCCCTTCCTA ACTGTGAGATATTCTCCGATGAGGGAAACCATGCATCAATGATCCAGGGAATTCGTAATTCCGGAGTCCCGAAGCACATCTTCCGCCACAATGACCCGGAACACCTCGAAGAGCTATTGAAGTCGAAGGACGTCGCAACGCCCAAGATTGTCGCGTTTGAAACTGTCCACTCAATGACGGGTGCAGTTTGTCCGCTAAATGAATTGTGTGAT GTTGCCCATAAGTATGGAGCAATTACGTTCGTTGATGAAGTGCACGCAGTCGGCTTGTATGGAGAGAAAGGCGCGGGAATAGCCGATCGAGACGGCTTGCACCACAAGATCGACATAGTTTCGGGCACTTTAG GCAAAGCTTTCGGCAACATAGGCGGCTACATAGCGGGAAATGGGACCCTCATCGACATGATTCGTAGCTATGCCGCAGGATTCATCTTCACAACATCCTTACCTCCCACCGTCGTGTCTGGAGCCCTGGCTGCCGTCAACATTCTGAGCAGTGAGGAAGGCCGTTCGATGAGGGCTACTCACCAGAAGGCAGTCCGCTACTTGCGCACTTCCCTGATGGAAAAGGGCTTCCCAGTTGAGCATTGCCCCTCTCATATTATTCCAGTTCAT aTTGGCGACCCACTGCTCAGTACAAAGGTGTCTGACGAATTGATACGAGAGTTTGGCCATTACGTCCAAGCAATCAACTATCCCACCGTCCCCCGAGGACAGGAGAAGCTTCGTATCGCACCAACGCCCCAGCACACCCCTGCTATGATGGATCACTTCATTGCCGACCTCACAACAGTCTGGAAAGGCATCGGATTGCCTCTCATGGAAAAAAGTTGCTCTGAT GAATGCACATTCTGCAAAAAACCTCTCCTCTTTAACCAACTGGAGTCTCGCGAGCATTGTGGAGAAACCTGCAACAAGCCCTACTGCCCCCAGCTGGTTGCGTGTTCTTAG
- the LOC135204889 gene encoding 5-aminolevulinate synthase, erythroid-specific, mitochondrial-like isoform X1: MFRMPCPFMSRLPGQFVRNYGGILTRQYGEMCPVISKVVRSFNFLTSADSAEGEKKCPFMASENLVKQASKEVQEDIIDLAAREQAGPATQETKAKGKCPFLASQAVHEKDTCKNEEASVFPYNDFFQEQIARKKADHSYRVFKKVARMADEFPKAKEYSWGEREITVWCSNDYLGMSRHQAVRGAVKSALDEHGAGAGGTRNISGNTILHEALESKLAEIHQKDAALLFTSCYVANDSTLFTLAKALPNCEIFSDEGNHASMIQGIRNSGVPKHIFRHNDPEHLEELLKSKDVATPKIVAFETVHSMTGAVCPLNELCDVAHKYGAITFVDEVHAVGLYGEKGAGIADRDGLHHKIDIVSGTLGKAFGNIGGYIAGNGTLIDMIRSYAAGFIFTTSLPPTVVSGALAAVNILSSEEGRSMRATHQKAVRYLRTSLMEKGFPVEHCPSHIIPVHIGDPLLSTKVSDELIREFGHYVQAINYPTVPRGQEKLRIAPTPQHTPAMMDHFIADLTTVWKGIGLPLMEKSCSDECTFCKKPLLFNQLESREHCGETCNKPYCPQLVACS; encoded by the exons ATGTTTAG GATGCCTTGTCCCTTCATGTCCCGCCTCCCTGGCCAGTTCGTGAGGAACTACGGAGGAATACTGACCCGGCAGTATGGAGAAATGTGCCCCGTGATCAGCAAGGTGGTCAGGTCCTTCAATTTTCTGACCTCCGCAGACTCGG CAGAAGGCGAAAAGAAATGTCCCTTCATGGCCAGCGAGAACTTGGTGAAGCAGGCGAGCAAGGAGGTTCAGGAAGACATCATCGATCTGGCGGCTCGCGAACAAG CAGGTCCTGCAACCCAGGAGACTAAGGCCAAGGGTAAATGCCCCTTTTTGGCATCCCAGGCTGTCCATGAAAAGGACACTTGCAAGAATGAAG AAGCATCTGTGTTTCCGTACAACGACTTCTTCCAAGAGCAGATCGCACGCAAGAAGGCAGACCATTCGTACCGTGTGTTCAAGAAGGTTGCGCGCATGGCTGATGAGTTCCCTAAGGCCAAAGAATATTCATGGGGCGAAAGAGAGATTACCGTTTGGTGTTCGAATGATTACTTAG GAATGTCGAGGCATCAAGCTGTGCGTGGTGCAGTGAAATCTGCCCTGGATGAACACGGGGCAGGAGCCGGAGGGACTCGAAACATATCGGGGAACACCATTCTGCATGAAGCACTGGAGTCTAAACTGGCAGAAATTCACCAAAAGGATGCAGCCTTGCTCTTCACTTCGTGCTACGTTGCCAATGATTCCACCCTCTTCACCCTGGCTAAGGCCCTTCCTA ACTGTGAGATATTCTCCGATGAGGGAAACCATGCATCAATGATCCAGGGAATTCGTAATTCCGGAGTCCCGAAGCACATCTTCCGCCACAATGACCCGGAACACCTCGAAGAGCTATTGAAGTCGAAGGACGTCGCAACGCCCAAGATTGTCGCGTTTGAAACTGTCCACTCAATGACGGGTGCAGTTTGTCCGCTAAATGAATTGTGTGAT GTTGCCCATAAGTATGGAGCAATTACGTTCGTTGATGAAGTGCACGCAGTCGGCTTGTATGGAGAGAAAGGCGCGGGAATAGCCGATCGAGACGGCTTGCACCACAAGATCGACATAGTTTCGGGCACTTTAG GCAAAGCTTTCGGCAACATAGGCGGCTACATAGCGGGAAATGGGACCCTCATCGACATGATTCGTAGCTATGCCGCAGGATTCATCTTCACAACATCCTTACCTCCCACCGTCGTGTCTGGAGCCCTGGCTGCCGTCAACATTCTGAGCAGTGAGGAAGGCCGTTCGATGAGGGCTACTCACCAGAAGGCAGTCCGCTACTTGCGCACTTCCCTGATGGAAAAGGGCTTCCCAGTTGAGCATTGCCCCTCTCATATTATTCCAGTTCAT aTTGGCGACCCACTGCTCAGTACAAAGGTGTCTGACGAATTGATACGAGAGTTTGGCCATTACGTCCAAGCAATCAACTATCCCACCGTCCCCCGAGGACAGGAGAAGCTTCGTATCGCACCAACGCCCCAGCACACCCCTGCTATGATGGATCACTTCATTGCCGACCTCACAACAGTCTGGAAAGGCATCGGATTGCCTCTCATGGAAAAAAGTTGCTCTGAT GAATGCACATTCTGCAAAAAACCTCTCCTCTTTAACCAACTGGAGTCTCGCGAGCATTGTGGAGAAACCTGCAACAAGCCCTACTGCCCCCAGCTGGTTGCGTGTTCTTAG
- the LOC135204889 gene encoding 5-aminolevulinate synthase, erythroid-specific, mitochondrial-like isoform X3, whose product MFRMPCPFMSRLPGQFVRNYGGILTRQYGEMCPVISKVVRSFNFLTSADSAEGEKKCPFMASENLVKQASKEVQEDIIDLAAREQGPATQETKAKGKCPFLASQAVHEKDTCKNEEASVFPYNDFFQEQIARKKADHSYRVFKKVARMADEFPKAKEYSWGEREITVWCSNDYLGMSRHQAVRGAVKSALDEHGAGAGGTRNISGNTILHEALESKLAEIHQKDAALLFTSCYVANDSTLFTLAKALPNCEIFSDEGNHASMIQGIRNSGVPKHIFRHNDPEHLEELLKSKDVATPKIVAFETVHSMTGAVCPLNELCDVAHKYGAITFVDEVHAVGLYGEKGAGIADRDGLHHKIDIVSGTLGKAFGNIGGYIAGNGTLIDMIRSYAAGFIFTTSLPPTVVSGALAAVNILSSEEGRSMRATHQKAVRYLRTSLMEKGFPVEHCPSHIIPVHIGDPLLSTKVSDELIREFGHYVQAINYPTVPRGQEKLRIAPTPQHTPAMMDHFIADLTTVWKGIGLPLMEKSCSDECTFCKKPLLFNQLESREHCGETCNKPYCPQLVACS is encoded by the exons ATGTTTAG GATGCCTTGTCCCTTCATGTCCCGCCTCCCTGGCCAGTTCGTGAGGAACTACGGAGGAATACTGACCCGGCAGTATGGAGAAATGTGCCCCGTGATCAGCAAGGTGGTCAGGTCCTTCAATTTTCTGACCTCCGCAGACTCGG CAGAAGGCGAAAAGAAATGTCCCTTCATGGCCAGCGAGAACTTGGTGAAGCAGGCGAGCAAGGAGGTTCAGGAAGACATCATCGATCTGGCGGCTCGCGAACAAG GTCCTGCAACCCAGGAGACTAAGGCCAAGGGTAAATGCCCCTTTTTGGCATCCCAGGCTGTCCATGAAAAGGACACTTGCAAGAATGAAG AAGCATCTGTGTTTCCGTACAACGACTTCTTCCAAGAGCAGATCGCACGCAAGAAGGCAGACCATTCGTACCGTGTGTTCAAGAAGGTTGCGCGCATGGCTGATGAGTTCCCTAAGGCCAAAGAATATTCATGGGGCGAAAGAGAGATTACCGTTTGGTGTTCGAATGATTACTTAG GAATGTCGAGGCATCAAGCTGTGCGTGGTGCAGTGAAATCTGCCCTGGATGAACACGGGGCAGGAGCCGGAGGGACTCGAAACATATCGGGGAACACCATTCTGCATGAAGCACTGGAGTCTAAACTGGCAGAAATTCACCAAAAGGATGCAGCCTTGCTCTTCACTTCGTGCTACGTTGCCAATGATTCCACCCTCTTCACCCTGGCTAAGGCCCTTCCTA ACTGTGAGATATTCTCCGATGAGGGAAACCATGCATCAATGATCCAGGGAATTCGTAATTCCGGAGTCCCGAAGCACATCTTCCGCCACAATGACCCGGAACACCTCGAAGAGCTATTGAAGTCGAAGGACGTCGCAACGCCCAAGATTGTCGCGTTTGAAACTGTCCACTCAATGACGGGTGCAGTTTGTCCGCTAAATGAATTGTGTGAT GTTGCCCATAAGTATGGAGCAATTACGTTCGTTGATGAAGTGCACGCAGTCGGCTTGTATGGAGAGAAAGGCGCGGGAATAGCCGATCGAGACGGCTTGCACCACAAGATCGACATAGTTTCGGGCACTTTAG GCAAAGCTTTCGGCAACATAGGCGGCTACATAGCGGGAAATGGGACCCTCATCGACATGATTCGTAGCTATGCCGCAGGATTCATCTTCACAACATCCTTACCTCCCACCGTCGTGTCTGGAGCCCTGGCTGCCGTCAACATTCTGAGCAGTGAGGAAGGCCGTTCGATGAGGGCTACTCACCAGAAGGCAGTCCGCTACTTGCGCACTTCCCTGATGGAAAAGGGCTTCCCAGTTGAGCATTGCCCCTCTCATATTATTCCAGTTCAT aTTGGCGACCCACTGCTCAGTACAAAGGTGTCTGACGAATTGATACGAGAGTTTGGCCATTACGTCCAAGCAATCAACTATCCCACCGTCCCCCGAGGACAGGAGAAGCTTCGTATCGCACCAACGCCCCAGCACACCCCTGCTATGATGGATCACTTCATTGCCGACCTCACAACAGTCTGGAAAGGCATCGGATTGCCTCTCATGGAAAAAAGTTGCTCTGAT GAATGCACATTCTGCAAAAAACCTCTCCTCTTTAACCAACTGGAGTCTCGCGAGCATTGTGGAGAAACCTGCAACAAGCCCTACTGCCCCCAGCTGGTTGCGTGTTCTTAG
- the LOC135204889 gene encoding 5-aminolevulinate synthase, erythroid-specific, mitochondrial-like isoform X7, whose translation MFRMPCPFMSRLPGQFVRNYGGILTRQYGEMCPVISKVVRSFNFLTSADSAEGEKKCPFMASENLVKQASKEVQEDIIDLAAREQEASVFPYNDFFQEQIARKKADHSYRVFKKVARMADEFPKAKEYSWGEREITVWCSNDYLGMSRHQAVRGAVKSALDEHGAGAGGTRNISGNTILHEALESKLAEIHQKDAALLFTSCYVANDSTLFTLAKALPNCEIFSDEGNHASMIQGIRNSGVPKHIFRHNDPEHLEELLKSKDVATPKIVAFETVHSMTGAVCPLNELCDVAHKYGAITFVDEVHAVGLYGEKGAGIADRDGLHHKIDIVSGTLGKAFGNIGGYIAGNGTLIDMIRSYAAGFIFTTSLPPTVVSGALAAVNILSSEEGRSMRATHQKAVRYLRTSLMEKGFPVEHCPSHIIPVHIGDPLLSTKVSDELIREFGHYVQAINYPTVPRGQEKLRIAPTPQHTPAMMDHFIADLTTVWKGIGLPLMEKSCSDECTFCKKPLLFNQLESREHCGETCNKPYCPQLVACS comes from the exons ATGTTTAG GATGCCTTGTCCCTTCATGTCCCGCCTCCCTGGCCAGTTCGTGAGGAACTACGGAGGAATACTGACCCGGCAGTATGGAGAAATGTGCCCCGTGATCAGCAAGGTGGTCAGGTCCTTCAATTTTCTGACCTCCGCAGACTCGG CAGAAGGCGAAAAGAAATGTCCCTTCATGGCCAGCGAGAACTTGGTGAAGCAGGCGAGCAAGGAGGTTCAGGAAGACATCATCGATCTGGCGGCTCGCGAACAAG AAGCATCTGTGTTTCCGTACAACGACTTCTTCCAAGAGCAGATCGCACGCAAGAAGGCAGACCATTCGTACCGTGTGTTCAAGAAGGTTGCGCGCATGGCTGATGAGTTCCCTAAGGCCAAAGAATATTCATGGGGCGAAAGAGAGATTACCGTTTGGTGTTCGAATGATTACTTAG GAATGTCGAGGCATCAAGCTGTGCGTGGTGCAGTGAAATCTGCCCTGGATGAACACGGGGCAGGAGCCGGAGGGACTCGAAACATATCGGGGAACACCATTCTGCATGAAGCACTGGAGTCTAAACTGGCAGAAATTCACCAAAAGGATGCAGCCTTGCTCTTCACTTCGTGCTACGTTGCCAATGATTCCACCCTCTTCACCCTGGCTAAGGCCCTTCCTA ACTGTGAGATATTCTCCGATGAGGGAAACCATGCATCAATGATCCAGGGAATTCGTAATTCCGGAGTCCCGAAGCACATCTTCCGCCACAATGACCCGGAACACCTCGAAGAGCTATTGAAGTCGAAGGACGTCGCAACGCCCAAGATTGTCGCGTTTGAAACTGTCCACTCAATGACGGGTGCAGTTTGTCCGCTAAATGAATTGTGTGAT GTTGCCCATAAGTATGGAGCAATTACGTTCGTTGATGAAGTGCACGCAGTCGGCTTGTATGGAGAGAAAGGCGCGGGAATAGCCGATCGAGACGGCTTGCACCACAAGATCGACATAGTTTCGGGCACTTTAG GCAAAGCTTTCGGCAACATAGGCGGCTACATAGCGGGAAATGGGACCCTCATCGACATGATTCGTAGCTATGCCGCAGGATTCATCTTCACAACATCCTTACCTCCCACCGTCGTGTCTGGAGCCCTGGCTGCCGTCAACATTCTGAGCAGTGAGGAAGGCCGTTCGATGAGGGCTACTCACCAGAAGGCAGTCCGCTACTTGCGCACTTCCCTGATGGAAAAGGGCTTCCCAGTTGAGCATTGCCCCTCTCATATTATTCCAGTTCAT aTTGGCGACCCACTGCTCAGTACAAAGGTGTCTGACGAATTGATACGAGAGTTTGGCCATTACGTCCAAGCAATCAACTATCCCACCGTCCCCCGAGGACAGGAGAAGCTTCGTATCGCACCAACGCCCCAGCACACCCCTGCTATGATGGATCACTTCATTGCCGACCTCACAACAGTCTGGAAAGGCATCGGATTGCCTCTCATGGAAAAAAGTTGCTCTGAT GAATGCACATTCTGCAAAAAACCTCTCCTCTTTAACCAACTGGAGTCTCGCGAGCATTGTGGAGAAACCTGCAACAAGCCCTACTGCCCCCAGCTGGTTGCGTGTTCTTAG